One segment of Arthrobacter sp. MMS18-M83 DNA contains the following:
- a CDS encoding shikimate dehydrogenase family protein, which produces MESPPIGARLFLIGSDASHAMSASLWNPVLQELGSTWRYEAWDVPAGASMSGVRARLLEGDVVAANITMPHKQWAARAADTVSEPVRLSGAANLLINRGSELAGFNTDVAAVAALLGDRPQRHAVMLGAGGAARAALAALRGSVMRVTVADRDTRAATELAACAVGLGMAAEALPWAEAQSQARNASLIVNATPVGKGPDDGPVWGDGALAEDAAVYDFVYAGHVTASIAAAREQGLTCVDGWDHLQAQAAAMVPLLGLASEACLLLTQTLAQIRARH; this is translated from the coding sequence ATGGAAAGCCCCCCAATTGGTGCCCGACTGTTCCTTATCGGGTCCGACGCTTCGCATGCCATGTCCGCCAGTCTGTGGAATCCGGTTCTGCAGGAACTGGGAAGCACTTGGCGTTACGAGGCCTGGGACGTACCGGCCGGGGCGAGTATGTCCGGTGTGCGCGCGAGGTTGCTTGAGGGCGACGTTGTGGCGGCCAACATCACCATGCCTCACAAGCAGTGGGCGGCGCGGGCTGCGGATACAGTTTCTGAGCCGGTGCGCCTCAGCGGTGCGGCGAATCTGCTCATCAACCGGGGAAGCGAACTGGCCGGGTTTAATACCGACGTCGCCGCCGTCGCAGCACTTCTGGGCGACCGTCCCCAGCGCCACGCCGTCATGCTGGGGGCCGGGGGAGCGGCCCGTGCCGCCCTGGCCGCACTGCGTGGCAGCGTTATGCGTGTCACCGTCGCAGACCGTGATACCCGTGCGGCGACTGAACTTGCCGCCTGTGCTGTTGGGCTGGGCATGGCAGCCGAGGCGCTTCCCTGGGCTGAAGCCCAGAGCCAGGCGCGGAACGCCTCACTCATCGTCAATGCAACCCCCGTTGGCAAAGGACCGGACGACGGCCCAGTGTGGGGCGACGGCGCACTGGCGGAGGACGCCGCGGTGTACGACTTTGTCTACGCCGGGCATGTCACCGCATCAATTGCCGCCGCTCGAGAGCAGGGACTCACCTGTGTGGACGGGTGGGACCATTTACAGGCCCAGGCTGCTGCGATGGTGCCGCTGCTCGGCCTGGCATCCGAAGCATGCCTGCTCCTCACACAAACACTGGCGCAAATCAGAGCACGCCACTGA
- a CDS encoding IclR family transcriptional regulator domain-containing protein, which translates to MEDSPEYYVKSVEKAFDVLRAFDPEHPRLTVTQVAARSDMTRASARRFLLTLTDLGYLRTDGALFELTPRSLEIANSYLANLALPRVAERHLKSLAADLNETTALCILDGQDIVYVACVPSPRLLSVSISVGTRFPAWATSMGRILLAALPETELESYLEGVNLERLTQQTIGSPEKLREEIELARSRGWAMVSQELEDGLRGVAVPVRSGNKTLAAVNVSLQTHRAPADTIEKTVVPHLQDAARHIGQDYGGRTP; encoded by the coding sequence ATGGAGGACAGCCCTGAATACTACGTCAAGTCCGTCGAAAAAGCCTTCGATGTCCTCCGCGCTTTTGACCCCGAACATCCCCGGCTCACCGTTACTCAAGTCGCTGCGCGATCCGATATGACCCGGGCGTCGGCGCGTCGGTTCCTCCTGACGTTGACGGATTTGGGGTACCTCCGCACAGACGGTGCCCTGTTCGAACTGACTCCTCGCTCACTGGAAATCGCTAACTCCTACCTTGCCAACCTGGCCCTGCCCCGCGTCGCAGAACGACACCTCAAATCCCTGGCCGCCGACCTCAATGAAACGACAGCCCTCTGCATCCTTGATGGACAAGACATCGTCTACGTCGCCTGCGTGCCCTCGCCACGTCTTCTCAGCGTTTCGATCAGCGTCGGCACCCGGTTCCCAGCCTGGGCCACCTCCATGGGACGCATCCTGCTGGCAGCACTGCCGGAGACCGAACTGGAAAGCTACCTCGAAGGCGTCAACCTTGAACGCCTCACCCAGCAGACCATTGGTAGCCCCGAAAAACTTCGGGAGGAAATAGAACTCGCCCGCAGCAGGGGATGGGCGATGGTGTCCCAGGAACTGGAAGACGGACTGCGCGGCGTCGCAGTACCCGTCAGGAGCGGCAACAAAACCTTGGCCGCGGTAAACGTCTCGCTTCAAACCCACCGCGCACCGGCAGACACCATCGAAAAAACCGTTGTCCCACACCTACAAGACGCCGCCCGCCACATAGGCCAAGACTACGGCGGCCGCACCCCCTGA
- a CDS encoding tannase/feruloyl esterase family alpha/beta hydrolase translates to MKRSHLVHRNASKRRYPVFRPVDIFRCTILFTTLCLAAAGSIVPAAADQSIASASSVSTATMTTGIQSLPAVPAEKACTDLLSGDYTAVQGAPTRLDSATVVQKSDTNPQDYCLVKGYVSSQVRFEVKLPISGWTQRFLMLGCGGYCGRVSTATSPASTQGCEPAASGEMVTASTDLGHTKSGTLFADGLWAVGNPGAVADFAYQGMHKTTLATKALIQAFYNKGPRFSYFAGCSDGGREGLQEVQRYPDDYDGVVVGAPVIDEVATNTFYHAWNVRVNTDPSGRAILTADKIPALHQSVLSACGTLAGGQGDMVQDPRACSLDARTLICKGADGPECLTAGQADVVNKLWSGPVDSKGMHLSAGDMPYGSELGWIGSMVPSDPTVILSPATVGDAQWSFDFPNYMSSFDAPTGITYKNLEFTKKEFDKLNELSGIYDPTNPDLSKFAARGGKLLIWTGAADPGASPYMALNYYNAVRDYMGAENADKFLTFYMVPGVYHCGAGPTPATADYLTSMMEWTETGTHPDKVVVNYQTSATDKTVAKTRPVYPYPAIAKYDGTGSRDDASNFTKSPPVQIFDDKYDWAGLKHYTPDHTRWYAPGKSQLTGGES, encoded by the coding sequence ATGAAAAGGAGCCACCTTGTTCACCGCAACGCCAGTAAAAGGAGATATCCGGTGTTTAGACCTGTAGATATATTCCGTTGCACAATTCTTTTCACGACACTATGCCTTGCGGCAGCCGGAAGTATTGTTCCGGCAGCCGCAGACCAAAGCATTGCGTCAGCTTCCTCTGTTTCGACCGCTACAATGACGACCGGTATTCAAAGCCTTCCGGCTGTTCCGGCTGAGAAAGCATGCACCGATCTATTGTCCGGAGACTACACCGCCGTTCAAGGCGCACCGACGCGTCTTGATTCGGCGACCGTTGTCCAAAAGAGCGACACTAATCCTCAGGACTACTGCCTCGTCAAGGGCTATGTCAGTTCCCAGGTACGTTTTGAAGTGAAGCTGCCGATTTCCGGCTGGACCCAGCGCTTCCTTATGCTCGGTTGCGGTGGTTACTGCGGCCGCGTCTCGACCGCGACGTCTCCGGCATCGACTCAGGGATGTGAGCCGGCGGCTTCGGGTGAAATGGTTACCGCGTCGACCGATCTCGGGCACACCAAATCGGGGACATTGTTTGCCGATGGGCTATGGGCCGTGGGCAATCCCGGAGCTGTTGCTGACTTCGCCTACCAGGGGATGCACAAGACCACCCTTGCCACCAAAGCCCTGATTCAGGCCTTTTACAATAAGGGCCCCCGGTTCTCATATTTCGCTGGCTGTTCGGATGGCGGACGTGAGGGACTGCAGGAAGTCCAGCGCTACCCCGACGACTATGACGGTGTCGTCGTCGGGGCGCCGGTCATCGACGAGGTTGCCACGAACACCTTTTACCACGCATGGAACGTGCGGGTAAACACTGATCCCTCCGGACGGGCCATCCTAACTGCAGACAAGATCCCCGCCTTGCACCAGTCCGTCCTTAGCGCCTGCGGAACCCTTGCCGGCGGGCAGGGCGACATGGTGCAGGACCCGCGCGCCTGCAGTCTTGATGCCCGTACCCTGATCTGCAAAGGGGCCGATGGCCCAGAATGTCTTACCGCCGGGCAAGCAGATGTCGTCAATAAGCTGTGGTCAGGTCCGGTCGATTCGAAGGGCATGCACCTCTCTGCTGGTGACATGCCATACGGATCGGAATTGGGCTGGATAGGGTCAATGGTTCCGAGCGACCCTACTGTCATCCTTTCCCCCGCCACGGTAGGGGACGCGCAGTGGTCTTTTGATTTTCCGAACTACATGAGCAGCTTTGACGCCCCGACGGGAATCACGTACAAGAACCTGGAGTTCACCAAGAAGGAGTTCGACAAGCTTAACGAGCTCTCTGGCATTTACGATCCAACGAATCCCGATCTCAGTAAATTCGCTGCCCGTGGGGGAAAGCTGCTGATATGGACCGGCGCTGCCGACCCTGGAGCTTCCCCGTATATGGCGTTGAACTACTACAACGCGGTCCGTGACTACATGGGTGCTGAGAACGCCGACAAGTTCCTAACGTTCTACATGGTCCCGGGCGTCTACCACTGCGGCGCCGGCCCGACGCCGGCGACCGCTGACTACTTGACCTCGATGATGGAATGGACAGAAACGGGCACCCACCCCGACAAAGTCGTCGTGAATTACCAAACCAGCGCCACCGACAAGACAGTGGCTAAGACACGACCGGTATACCCGTACCCGGCCATCGCCAAGTATGACGGCACTGGAAGCAGGGACGACGCGTCAAACTTCACTAAATCGCCTCCGGTGCAAATATTCGATGATAAGTACGACTGGGCTGGCCTCAAGCACTACACACCGGACCACACCCGGTGGTATGCCCCAGGCAAATCACAGCTCACAGGCGGTGAATCCTAG